A section of the Pseudanabaena mucicola str. Chao 1806 genome encodes:
- a CDS encoding tetratricopeptide repeat protein produces the protein MRDAYNGNAKVMDILHGAIKNRFDGNIGAYWNRYKDALLADSELETLISVEMDWLRDNQPDAYKLLCRMGCYRYQDVKTVPFEGLICLLWDVPESRQVWVVDYLSKTSLIEVKGEYNLHPAVRDAAKLRLLKSRIDFELANINAAELFNKIDHIKSYDDALKAFEAYHHYIAVNKYQLAADVIVTEKKSYLEHQTYLGTSMYGFGILALLKDCINEVIEYLPDEPSLSRLYNILGDVCWLIGDISQAIDSHKRCQTIAIKFNLLSLIAVSFFNIGLCQIEFWEIELAVANFEKCIETSEVTDYDYYATGSYYCLSILNSVLGFKNKSIDFASKVDPEKNPLDHSKWAMGYRWLFLGKTYLNLDNIEKSSKMYDNALTFARESHYQQVEANALSGLASIARFKKDFEKSLSCHDEAIKILKKIGANPDLAEAYFQLGLTYQAMGEHDQAEEYKAKAIELFEQMEAPKQIERVNKAFEQGGM, from the coding sequence ATGCGTGATGCATATAACGGGAATGCGAAGGTAATGGATATTCTGCATGGTGCGATTAAAAACCGTTTTGATGGCAATATTGGAGCCTATTGGAATCGATACAAGGATGCTTTGCTCGCAGATTCAGAATTAGAAACTTTGATTTCGGTGGAGATGGATTGGTTGCGAGACAATCAACCTGATGCTTATAAGTTGCTCTGTCGGATGGGTTGCTATCGCTATCAGGATGTAAAAACGGTTCCTTTTGAGGGGTTGATTTGTTTGTTATGGGATGTGCCTGAATCTCGACAAGTTTGGGTTGTGGATTATTTAAGTAAGACTTCTCTGATTGAAGTTAAAGGCGAATATAATTTGCATCCTGCTGTTCGAGATGCTGCAAAATTACGTCTATTAAAAAGTAGAATAGATTTTGAATTAGCCAATATAAATGCTGCTGAGCTTTTTAATAAGATAGACCATATAAAAAGTTATGACGATGCTTTAAAAGCTTTTGAAGCCTATCATCACTATATTGCTGTAAACAAATATCAACTAGCAGCAGATGTAATCGTTACAGAGAAAAAAAGCTATTTGGAACATCAGACATATCTCGGAACTTCAATGTATGGCTTTGGAATATTAGCACTTCTGAAAGACTGTATTAATGAAGTAATTGAATACCTTCCCGATGAACCTAGTCTTAGTAGATTGTATAATATTTTAGGTGATGTTTGCTGGTTAATTGGTGATATCAGTCAAGCAATAGATTCACACAAAAGATGTCAAACAATAGCTATTAAATTTAACCTTCTAAGCCTTATAGCTGTTTCATTTTTTAATATTGGATTGTGTCAAATTGAATTCTGGGAAATTGAACTAGCGGTAGCAAATTTTGAAAAGTGCATAGAAACATCAGAAGTTACGGATTATGATTACTACGCTACTGGATCATACTACTGCTTAAGCATTTTAAATTCTGTATTGGGTTTTAAAAACAAGTCTATTGATTTTGCAAGTAAAGTAGATCCCGAAAAAAATCCGCTCGATCATAGTAAATGGGCAATGGGCTATAGATGGTTATTCCTCGGCAAAACCTATTTAAATTTAGATAATATAGAAAAATCATCTAAAATGTATGACAATGCTCTTACTTTTGCACGAGAGAGTCACTATCAACAAGTAGAAGCAAATGCTTTAAGCGGATTAGCATCAATTGCAAGGTTTAAAAAAGATTTTGAGAAGTCACTATCTTGTCATGATGAAGCTATAAAGATTCTTAAAAAAATAGGTGCAAATCCAGATCTTGCAGAAGCATATTTTCAACTTGGGTTAACATATCAGGCAATGGGAGAACATGACCAAGCAGAAGAATATAAAGCAAAAGCAATAGAACTTTTCGAGCAAATGGAAGCACCGAAACAAATCGAGAGAGTTAACAAAGCCTTTGAGCAAGGAGGAATGTAA
- a CDS encoding type II toxin-antitoxin system RelE family toxin: protein MEVKYRQSFLKDLKNLKGSSVYQRISEIAFTSLPEAQNLQELPNIKAMQGYSTRYRIRVGDYRIGIEISGNTVEVIRTLHRKEFYRYFP from the coding sequence ATGGAAGTAAAGTATCGCCAGTCATTTTTAAAAGACCTCAAAAACCTGAAAGGCTCATCAGTATATCAACGCATCTCTGAAATTGCCTTTACATCTTTGCCTGAAGCTCAAAACTTACAAGAACTGCCGAACATAAAAGCTATGCAAGGATATTCAACCCGTTATCGTATTCGAGTCGGTGACTATCGCATTGGCATAGAAATTTCTGGCAACACAGTAGAAGTTATCCGCACATTACACCGCAAAGAATTTTATCGTTACTTTCCTTAG